The following coding sequences lie in one Synechococcus sp. CC9902 genomic window:
- the cysS gene encoding cysteine--tRNA ligase produces MTLRLTNTLTRRTEPFTPLRPGKASIYCCGVTVYDLCHLGHARSYINWDVLRRYLIWSGLDVRFVQNFTDIDDKILKRASDENSSMTAVSERNIDAFHADMDSLGILRPDSMPRATQCLDGIRALIGELEAKGAAYSAEGDVYFAVMKHAGYGKLSGRDLSEQQENAGGRVADAEGARKQHPFDFALWKAAKEGEPSFPSPWGAGRPGWHIECSAMVRAELGDTIDIHLGGADLVFPHHENEIAQSEAATGQELAQVWMHNGMVNVGGQKMSKSLGNFTTIRALLESGVSPMTLRLFVLQAHYRKPLDFTAEALEAAATGWKGLNAALGLGERHGQSLEWPATPALAPVALVAPSNHPSEPLEPLQQRFIDAMDDDLNSSGALAVLFDLAKPLRALANRLERGDRADRPADELAALALRWRLLRDLAAVLGLRREADSESSGPGDDSTNQDEIQAAIDARIAAKSAKNYAEADRIRDELKAQGIELIDKPGGITEWIRR; encoded by the coding sequence TTGACCCTGCGGCTCACCAATACCCTGACCCGCCGCACGGAACCGTTCACTCCACTCCGGCCTGGCAAGGCAAGCATTTACTGCTGCGGCGTCACGGTCTATGACCTTTGCCATCTCGGTCATGCCCGCAGCTACATCAACTGGGATGTGCTGCGTCGCTATCTGATCTGGAGCGGACTGGACGTGAGATTCGTTCAGAACTTCACCGACATCGACGACAAAATCCTCAAACGGGCCTCAGACGAAAACTCATCGATGACGGCCGTGAGCGAGCGGAACATTGATGCATTTCATGCAGACATGGATTCCCTCGGAATCCTGCGACCCGACAGCATGCCTAGGGCAACCCAGTGCCTGGATGGGATTCGTGCCCTCATCGGCGAACTCGAAGCGAAAGGTGCTGCCTACAGCGCCGAAGGAGATGTGTATTTCGCGGTGATGAAGCACGCCGGGTACGGAAAGCTGAGTGGCCGAGATTTGAGTGAACAGCAGGAGAACGCCGGCGGTCGCGTCGCCGATGCTGAGGGCGCGCGTAAACAACACCCCTTCGACTTCGCCCTCTGGAAGGCCGCCAAAGAGGGTGAGCCCAGCTTCCCCTCCCCATGGGGCGCCGGCCGACCCGGTTGGCACATCGAATGTTCAGCCATGGTGCGAGCTGAACTCGGCGACACGATTGATATTCATCTCGGCGGCGCCGATTTGGTCTTCCCGCACCACGAAAACGAAATAGCGCAATCCGAAGCCGCTACCGGACAAGAGCTCGCCCAGGTGTGGATGCACAACGGGATGGTGAATGTAGGGGGCCAAAAGATGAGCAAGTCGCTCGGCAACTTCACCACCATCCGAGCTCTGCTCGAGAGCGGTGTTTCACCCATGACCCTGCGGTTGTTTGTGCTCCAGGCCCACTACCGCAAGCCCTTGGATTTCACCGCGGAAGCCCTGGAGGCCGCAGCCACCGGCTGGAAAGGCCTCAATGCAGCCTTGGGCCTGGGTGAGCGCCATGGCCAATCGCTGGAATGGCCAGCAACTCCGGCCCTAGCGCCAGTGGCCTTGGTGGCACCAAGTAACCATCCATCCGAACCCTTGGAACCGCTCCAACAACGGTTCATTGATGCGATGGACGACGACCTCAACAGCTCCGGAGCCCTGGCGGTGCTGTTTGATTTAGCGAAGCCCCTGCGTGCATTAGCCAACCGCCTCGAGCGTGGTGATCGTGCCGATCGACCCGCTGACGAGCTGGCTGCCCTCGCCCTGCGCTGGCGATTGCTGCGTGATCTCGCTGCCGTTCTCGGCCTTCGCCGCGAAGCCGACTCCGAGAGCTCGGGCCCTGGTGATGACTCCACAAACCAGGATGAAATTCAAGCCGCGATCGATGCCCGAATCGCAGCCAAATCCGCCAAGAATTACGCCGAAGCGGATCGGATCCGGGATGAGCTCAAAGCGCAAGGCATCGAACTCATCGATAAACCAGGAGGCATCACGGAGTGGATTCG
- the polA gene encoding DNA polymerase I yields MPEAVTKPLLLLVDGHSLAFRSFYAFSKGGEGGLATKDGRPTSVTYGFLKSLLDTGKTFKPQGVAIAFDTAEPTFRHKADTNYKAHRDVAPEVFFQDLEQLQQILSDQMKLPLCMAPGYEADDVLGTLANRAADAGWGVRILSGDRDLFQLVDNSRDIAVLYMGGGPYAKGSGPTLIQEDGVVSKLGVMPDKVVDLKALTGDSSDNIPGVRGVGPKTAINLLKDNIDLDAVYATLAEVEAEGPKASRGAIKGALVGKLRSDRDNAYLSRMLAEILVDIPLPKDPELGLQQVDAEGLSDRLEDLELNSLVRQVGGFVATFSTGGYGANASSEAEKTPKRSPAKTNPDSTSSIGSAAAPQQGSGEAEVGAIPPLQPQLIESNEALQALVQRLMDCTDPKAPIAVDTETTDLNPFKAELVGVGVCWGEANDALAYIPIGHKPPSELSEATPPQQLPLETVLMALSPWLASPQHPKALQNAKYDRLILLRHGLTLNGVVIDTLLADYLRDAAAKHGLDLMSEREFGFRPTTYGDLVGKKQTFADVAIEPASLYCGMDVHVTRRLALQLRQTLQAMGPQLLPLLEGVEQPLEPVLAQMEATGIRIDVPYLKTLSDELGSTLNRLETDAKQVAEVDFNLASPKQLGELLFDTLGLDRKKSRRTKTGFSTDATVLEKLENDHPVVPLVLEHRVLSKLKSTYVDALPQLVEAETGRVHTDFNQAVTATGRLSSSNPNLQNIPVRTEYSRRIRKAFLPQEGWTLLSADYSQIELRILTHLSGEEVLQEAYSTGDDVHALTARLLLDKDDVSADERRLGKTINFGVIYGMGAQRFARETGVSSAEAKEFLTKYKQRYPKVFAFLELQERLALSRGYVETILGRRRPFHFDRNGLGRLLGKDPLEIDLDVARRGGMEAQQLRAAANAPIQGSSADIIKVAMVQLQAVLLSQGIPARLLLQVHDELVLEVAPDALDTTRNLVVNTMENAVKLSVPLVVETGVGRDWMEAK; encoded by the coding sequence ATGCCTGAGGCCGTCACCAAGCCCCTACTCCTGCTTGTGGATGGCCACTCACTGGCTTTTCGCAGTTTTTACGCCTTCAGCAAAGGCGGCGAAGGGGGCCTTGCCACAAAAGATGGACGGCCAACGAGTGTCACTTATGGCTTTTTGAAGTCGCTCCTGGACACCGGCAAAACGTTCAAGCCCCAGGGCGTCGCGATTGCCTTCGACACCGCGGAACCCACATTCCGCCACAAAGCGGACACGAATTACAAAGCCCACCGGGACGTGGCACCAGAGGTTTTCTTCCAAGACCTCGAACAGTTGCAGCAGATCCTTAGCGATCAAATGAAGTTGCCCCTGTGCATGGCACCGGGATACGAAGCCGATGACGTGCTCGGCACCCTTGCCAACCGTGCCGCCGACGCCGGCTGGGGGGTTCGGATTCTCTCGGGAGACCGTGATCTTTTTCAGCTCGTCGACAACAGCCGCGACATCGCGGTGCTGTACATGGGTGGCGGGCCCTATGCCAAGGGAAGCGGGCCAACGCTGATTCAAGAGGACGGCGTTGTGAGCAAGTTGGGAGTCATGCCCGACAAGGTGGTGGACCTCAAGGCCCTCACAGGAGACAGCTCCGACAACATCCCAGGGGTGCGGGGCGTTGGTCCCAAAACCGCCATCAACCTGCTGAAAGACAACATCGACCTGGACGCGGTGTACGCGACCTTGGCGGAGGTGGAAGCTGAAGGTCCGAAGGCCAGTCGCGGGGCCATCAAAGGGGCCTTGGTCGGCAAGCTGCGCTCCGATCGCGACAACGCCTATCTGTCGAGAATGCTGGCGGAAATCCTCGTGGACATTCCCCTCCCGAAGGATCCAGAACTCGGCCTACAGCAGGTTGATGCTGAAGGGTTGAGCGATCGCCTCGAAGACCTCGAGCTCAATAGCCTCGTCCGTCAAGTCGGTGGGTTTGTGGCGACCTTTTCCACCGGTGGGTATGGCGCCAATGCCAGTAGCGAAGCTGAGAAGACCCCTAAACGCTCCCCAGCGAAAACGAACCCTGATTCCACCAGTTCAATCGGGAGTGCAGCCGCTCCGCAGCAAGGTTCAGGGGAAGCGGAGGTTGGAGCAATCCCTCCCCTCCAACCGCAGCTGATCGAGAGCAACGAAGCCCTGCAAGCCCTTGTGCAACGGCTGATGGACTGCACCGATCCCAAAGCGCCAATTGCCGTCGACACCGAAACCACAGATCTCAACCCATTCAAGGCCGAACTCGTGGGGGTAGGGGTGTGCTGGGGCGAGGCCAACGATGCCCTCGCCTACATCCCCATCGGCCACAAGCCCCCCAGCGAACTCTCCGAGGCAACACCACCCCAGCAGCTTCCGCTGGAAACGGTGCTAATGGCGCTCTCGCCCTGGCTTGCGAGTCCGCAGCACCCCAAAGCCCTACAGAACGCCAAATACGACCGACTCATCCTGCTACGCCATGGGCTCACGCTCAACGGCGTCGTGATCGACACCCTGCTGGCGGATTACCTGCGGGATGCCGCGGCCAAGCACGGTTTGGACCTGATGAGCGAACGGGAGTTTGGCTTCCGCCCCACCACCTACGGCGATCTTGTTGGCAAGAAACAAACCTTTGCCGATGTGGCAATCGAACCTGCCAGCCTCTATTGCGGCATGGACGTGCACGTCACCAGGCGATTGGCCCTGCAGCTCCGCCAAACCTTGCAAGCGATGGGCCCCCAATTACTGCCTCTCCTGGAGGGCGTTGAACAACCGCTGGAACCCGTTCTGGCCCAAATGGAGGCCACCGGCATCCGCATCGATGTGCCTTACCTCAAAACACTGTCGGACGAATTAGGCAGCACCCTGAACCGGTTAGAAACCGACGCCAAACAGGTCGCTGAGGTGGACTTCAACCTCGCCTCTCCAAAGCAACTTGGGGAATTGTTGTTCGACACGCTCGGACTGGATCGCAAGAAGTCGAGGCGCACGAAAACCGGATTCAGCACTGATGCCACCGTTCTCGAAAAACTCGAAAACGACCATCCCGTCGTTCCTCTCGTGCTGGAGCACCGCGTCTTGAGCAAGCTCAAGAGCACCTACGTTGATGCTCTGCCCCAACTCGTCGAAGCGGAAACCGGCCGCGTCCACACCGACTTCAACCAAGCCGTAACAGCGACGGGCCGCTTGAGCAGCAGCAACCCAAATCTGCAAAACATTCCCGTTCGCACGGAATACAGCCGTCGCATCCGCAAAGCGTTCCTCCCCCAAGAGGGCTGGACACTGCTCAGCGCCGACTACTCCCAAATCGAACTCCGAATCCTCACCCACCTCTCCGGGGAAGAGGTGCTGCAGGAGGCCTACAGCACGGGCGACGACGTGCACGCACTCACCGCACGCTTACTGCTGGATAAAGACGACGTGAGCGCCGATGAACGTCGCCTCGGAAAAACGATCAACTTCGGGGTGATTTACGGCATGGGCGCCCAACGCTTTGCGCGGGAAACAGGGGTGAGCTCGGCCGAAGCGAAGGAGTTCCTCACCAAATACAAACAGCGCTACCCCAAAGTGTTTGCCTTCCTTGAGCTTCAGGAGCGGCTCGCCCTAAGCCGCGGCTACGTGGAAACAATCTTGGGTCGTCGTCGCCCATTTCATTTCGATCGCAACGGCCTCGGCCGCTTATTGGGAAAAGATCCCCTCGAAATTGATCTCGATGTGGCACGGCGAGGTGGGATGGAAGCACAACAACTGCGCGCCGCCGCCAACGCCCCCATTCAGGGCTCCAGCGCCGACATCATCAAGGTGGCGATGGTGCAATTACAAGCGGTGCTTCTTAGCCAAGGGATCCCCGCCCGCCTACTCCTGCAGGTGCATGACGAACTGGTCCTCGAAGTGGCGCCAGACGCATTGGACACCACGCGAAACCTTGTGGTGAACACCATGGAAAACGCCGTCAAGCTCAGCGTGCCTCTCGTGGTGGAAACCGGCGTTGGTCGCGACTGGATGGAAGCGAAATAA
- a CDS encoding efflux RND transporter periplasmic adaptor subunit has protein sequence MSRASASRWRPSQKTIAIALLALLGGGLLLARFAPWNPKRDLTPYTTTAERGALSGVVTASGELQAIQKVNVSPRQQGLLQKLLVDEGDVVKANQILAVMDRGDLDDRLQEREALLQQAKAQYTIKKQEYERRNKLFEMAVISADDFSTVQNEMLARQAAMTAAQERVEQLEQTKRELDIRAPFAGMITARYAEPGAFVTPTTAASATAGATSSSIVELSQGLEVSARVPESDIGRIAIGQAAQIRVDAFPDERFQARVSEIAPRAVKQENVISFEVKLALMNPPKKLLIGMTTDVDFQTGRSAVKTLVPTVAIVTEGGKTGVLVVDQQQQPVFQEVELGSSSDAQTAILEGLDAGTRFFIDLPPWANRNRD, from the coding sequence ATGTCCAGAGCGTCAGCCTCTCGCTGGCGTCCGAGCCAAAAAACCATCGCAATTGCCCTACTCGCCCTTCTAGGCGGAGGGTTGCTGCTGGCAAGGTTTGCTCCCTGGAATCCAAAACGAGACCTCACGCCCTACACCACAACCGCAGAACGAGGTGCCCTGTCCGGAGTCGTTACCGCCAGCGGCGAACTGCAAGCCATCCAAAAGGTGAACGTGAGCCCCCGCCAGCAGGGGCTTCTCCAGAAATTGCTCGTGGATGAAGGCGATGTTGTGAAGGCGAACCAGATTTTGGCGGTGATGGATCGCGGTGATCTTGATGACCGTCTTCAAGAACGTGAGGCCCTGCTTCAACAAGCCAAAGCCCAATACACAATCAAAAAACAGGAATACGAGCGCCGCAACAAGCTGTTCGAGATGGCAGTGATCAGCGCTGACGACTTCAGCACCGTTCAAAACGAGATGCTGGCGCGTCAGGCGGCGATGACGGCAGCACAAGAACGGGTCGAGCAGCTCGAGCAAACAAAACGAGAGCTGGATATTCGCGCTCCCTTCGCCGGAATGATCACGGCCCGATACGCAGAGCCAGGGGCGTTTGTCACCCCCACCACTGCAGCTTCAGCCACCGCTGGTGCCACCAGTTCTTCGATCGTGGAGCTCTCCCAGGGATTAGAGGTTTCGGCTCGCGTTCCCGAAAGCGACATCGGACGCATCGCGATCGGCCAGGCCGCACAAATCCGAGTGGACGCCTTTCCCGATGAGCGCTTCCAAGCCCGGGTCAGCGAGATCGCTCCGAGGGCTGTGAAACAGGAGAACGTGATCTCGTTCGAGGTGAAACTTGCGCTCATGAATCCCCCCAAAAAATTGCTGATCGGGATGACCACCGACGTGGACTTTCAAACAGGCCGCAGCGCCGTCAAGACCCTCGTCCCCACCGTGGCGATCGTGACGGAAGGCGGCAAAACAGGGGTGCTTGTGGTGGATCAACAGCAACAGCCGGTCTTCCAGGAGGTGGAACTCGGCAGCAGCAGTGATGCACAGACTGCAATTCTGGAGGGGCTTGATGCGGGAACGCGCTTCTTCATCGACCTGCCTCCCTGGGCCAATCGAAACCGCGATTAA
- the ychF gene encoding redox-regulated ATPase YchF: MLKAGIVGLPNVGKSTLFNALVANAQAQAANFPFCTIEPNVGTVSVPDDRLQLLTDLSKSQNTVPTRMEFVDIAGLVKGASQGEGLGNKFLSNIREVDAIVHVVRCFEDDDVIHVSGSVGPARDAEVINLELGLADLSQIEKRRERLKKQMRTSTEAQVEDAALERIQQVLEQGGAARSVEITAEEEGMIKPLGLLTAKPIIYATNVSEDDLADGNRYCSEVMAVAEQEGAETVRISAQVEAELVELGDEERADYLEGLGVSEGGLRSLIRATYRLLGLRTYFTTGEKETRAWTFKSGMTAPQTAGVIHTDFERGFIRAQTIGCEKLLEAGSLVEARNKGWLRSEGKDYVVAEGDVMEFLFNV, translated from the coding sequence ATGCTCAAAGCCGGAATTGTTGGATTGCCCAATGTGGGCAAGTCCACGCTGTTCAACGCACTGGTGGCCAACGCTCAGGCGCAAGCTGCCAATTTCCCGTTCTGCACGATCGAGCCGAATGTGGGCACGGTGTCGGTTCCGGATGATCGTCTTCAGCTGCTCACGGACCTCAGCAAGAGTCAAAACACCGTTCCTACGCGAATGGAGTTTGTGGATATCGCTGGCTTGGTGAAGGGGGCCAGCCAGGGCGAAGGTCTGGGCAACAAATTTCTGTCCAACATCCGCGAAGTCGACGCCATCGTGCATGTGGTGCGATGTTTTGAAGACGACGATGTGATTCATGTGTCGGGCTCCGTGGGGCCAGCGCGGGATGCTGAGGTGATCAATCTGGAGTTGGGCCTCGCCGATCTCTCGCAAATCGAGAAGCGCCGTGAACGTCTAAAAAAGCAAATGCGCACCAGTACGGAGGCGCAAGTTGAAGATGCGGCCCTTGAGCGCATTCAGCAGGTGTTGGAACAGGGAGGCGCAGCGCGGAGTGTGGAGATCACCGCAGAGGAGGAGGGAATGATCAAACCTCTGGGTTTGCTCACGGCGAAGCCGATCATCTATGCCACCAACGTGAGTGAAGACGACCTCGCTGATGGCAATCGTTATTGCTCTGAAGTGATGGCTGTGGCGGAACAGGAAGGGGCTGAAACGGTGAGAATTTCAGCGCAAGTGGAAGCGGAACTTGTGGAACTTGGCGACGAAGAACGGGCCGACTATCTCGAAGGCTTAGGGGTGAGTGAAGGGGGGCTTCGCAGTTTGATTCGCGCCACCTATCGGCTTCTTGGGCTGCGGACCTATTTCACGACAGGCGAAAAAGAAACTCGGGCTTGGACGTTTAAGTCAGGGATGACAGCACCGCAAACGGCTGGTGTGATCCATACCGACTTTGAGCGTGGGTTCATCCGAGCTCAGACGATTGGCTGCGAGAAGTTGCTGGAAGCTGGATCTCTGGTGGAAGCCCGAAATAAGGGTTGGTTACGCAGTGAAGGTAAGGATTATGTGGTGGCAGAAGGGGACGTCATGGAGTTTTTATTCAACGTTTAA
- a CDS encoding MFS transporter: MPDPLRWWNQFPLALRNVTRIRLLASIGAGGVIFMTPLIFHAINFSASQVGSGLALAALIGTVVRLISGVLIDRGLRCSWPIRVTTLLAIAGDVILVQANDYSHFLFGQVLLGCAAGLYWPAIELAVPLSCAQVPSGRGYALVRSADALGIGFGALIGTVASTQGALRIVYGVEALCMGAVLILISLRPLQDDRPAHGSSQVVEKTTSRGVPATPTWLLPLLPVLATSVVATGILALQQSALPLDLVQGSLQRPSLTESHSSALIALQLILLVSLQWPVGRWLSNRSVGFGLSISLASFSLGCVLIALSSLFTAGTALVLVSLLPMAFAQAAFLPTATEAVIEETPPEHRGLAMALFSQCFTVSAIVAPLLGGAMLDHLNNGLLLWLLMGGACLAMLPALRNLRPRFTADGSSSERNSQVEVQGAEKTLSML, encoded by the coding sequence ATGCCAGACCCTCTGCGGTGGTGGAACCAGTTTCCACTAGCGCTGAGAAATGTCACCCGCATCCGACTCCTGGCATCCATTGGGGCCGGTGGGGTGATCTTTATGACTCCGCTGATTTTTCATGCGATCAATTTCTCAGCCAGCCAGGTTGGAAGTGGTCTGGCCCTTGCAGCACTGATCGGCACTGTGGTGCGTTTGATCAGTGGTGTTCTGATCGACCGAGGGTTGCGCTGCTCATGGCCGATTCGGGTGACCACCCTGCTGGCCATCGCCGGCGATGTGATTTTGGTGCAGGCGAACGATTATTCGCATTTTCTGTTTGGCCAAGTGCTGCTGGGCTGCGCTGCTGGCCTTTACTGGCCAGCGATTGAGCTCGCCGTTCCGCTGAGCTGCGCCCAAGTGCCCTCAGGGCGGGGATATGCCCTCGTGCGCAGTGCTGATGCCCTCGGCATCGGATTTGGAGCCTTGATCGGAACAGTGGCATCCACCCAGGGAGCCTTGCGGATCGTCTACGGCGTTGAAGCCCTTTGCATGGGTGCTGTGCTGATTTTGATCAGCCTTCGGCCGCTTCAGGACGACCGCCCTGCCCATGGCTCAAGCCAAGTTGTCGAGAAAACCACATCCCGCGGAGTTCCCGCAACGCCAACCTGGCTGCTGCCGTTGTTGCCTGTGCTTGCCACCAGCGTTGTGGCCACGGGCATCCTGGCCCTCCAGCAAAGTGCTTTGCCACTTGATCTTGTCCAGGGAAGCCTTCAACGACCCAGCCTCACCGAGAGCCACAGCAGCGCGTTGATTGCCCTGCAATTAATTCTTCTGGTCAGCCTGCAGTGGCCAGTCGGTCGATGGCTTTCAAACCGCAGCGTTGGCTTCGGTTTAAGCATCAGCCTTGCCAGCTTCAGTTTGGGGTGCGTCTTAATCGCTTTGTCGTCGCTGTTTACGGCCGGAACAGCACTTGTTTTGGTGAGCTTGCTGCCGATGGCTTTTGCCCAAGCAGCTTTCCTTCCCACAGCCACTGAAGCCGTTATCGAAGAGACACCTCCAGAGCATCGTGGGCTCGCGATGGCCCTCTTTTCGCAGTGCTTCACTGTGAGTGCGATCGTTGCTCCCCTGCTTGGTGGCGCCATGCTTGATCACCTCAACAACGGGCTGCTGCTTTGGCTCTTGATGGGAGGTGCTTGCCTGGCAATGCTTCCAGCACTGCGCAACTTGCGGCCCCGCTTCACAGCGGATGGATCATCCTCAGAACGGAACTCCCAAGTTGAGGTTCAAGGTGCAGAAAAAACCTTATCAATGCTGTAG
- a CDS encoding alpha/beta fold hydrolase codes for MGLTGSLLLLSVGSWPARATKRLEVEIDGIVLPVSLEDLRSFGRLGDRSRSELATWLRLLNPDSREGLMRLLNAPVLTRRSLGQQLLNSWGAAPLIDALGALVRVEGGGSISSSEVLPTLERLLDQQEQVSTLDVLQALPTEQLRLDLNALLKAANHWQQQLERHNSLMAVLAAEPSTRRVSPQPLKTSRLASSRSNGPETMELLVRHRAAPIQVQAWSSLVSSTSSEAPADRPWLLIMPGLGGDPEHFHWLAEDLSEAGWAVVIVEHPGSDAEAVQALLDGRQPFDGAKALRQRLLDLDAVLGAQRQGRLPVKGTNVVLVGHSLGALTALLAAGADPVPGIDRRCRASLAAIPLTNLSELLQCELADSRALKTAPLDPQPLAVVGLNSFGGLIWPRGKQTQPLEMPLLLFGGTLDLITPPLDEQIPLLQRLGHHPLSRVVVVEGASHFSPIRVESQAGSVQGDDLFQLGEELVGVNPLTVQTLMTQEIIQFLEQLESQSPAANAGHFDWGTTRWHRLNRNEADRLIGDL; via the coding sequence ATGGGCTTGACCGGCAGTCTGCTGCTCTTGTCGGTCGGATCGTGGCCTGCGCGTGCGACTAAACGACTGGAAGTGGAAATTGATGGCATCGTTTTGCCAGTGTCGCTGGAGGATCTCAGGTCGTTTGGCCGTCTTGGAGATCGCAGCCGAAGTGAGTTAGCTACTTGGTTGCGACTCTTGAATCCCGATAGCCGTGAGGGGTTGATGCGTTTGCTTAATGCGCCAGTGCTCACCCGTCGCAGCCTTGGGCAACAGCTCCTTAATAGTTGGGGGGCTGCACCTTTGATTGATGCCTTGGGGGCGTTGGTTCGTGTGGAAGGTGGTGGATCGATCAGTAGTTCTGAGGTGCTTCCAACCCTGGAGCGGTTGTTGGATCAACAGGAGCAAGTGTCCACGCTTGATGTTTTGCAAGCCTTGCCCACCGAACAATTGCGGTTGGATCTCAATGCTCTGCTGAAGGCCGCTAACCATTGGCAACAGCAACTCGAGCGCCACAACAGCTTGATGGCTGTTCTCGCTGCTGAACCGAGTACGCGGCGGGTCAGTCCCCAGCCTTTAAAGACGTCCCGATTGGCATCGTCGCGATCCAATGGCCCCGAGACGATGGAGTTATTGGTGCGCCATCGTGCTGCGCCAATCCAAGTTCAAGCTTGGTCGTCGTTGGTGTCGTCAACGTCATCTGAAGCGCCAGCTGATCGACCTTGGCTGCTGATCATGCCTGGTTTGGGCGGAGATCCTGAGCATTTCCATTGGTTGGCGGAAGACCTCAGTGAGGCGGGATGGGCTGTTGTGATCGTTGAACATCCAGGCAGTGATGCTGAAGCTGTTCAAGCGCTGTTGGATGGGCGGCAACCCTTTGACGGGGCCAAAGCTCTGCGTCAAAGACTGTTGGATCTTGATGCGGTGCTGGGGGCTCAGCGCCAGGGCCGTCTTCCTGTGAAGGGAACGAATGTGGTGCTGGTGGGCCACTCGCTTGGAGCCCTCACCGCTTTGTTGGCGGCGGGGGCTGATCCTGTCCCTGGCATCGACCGCCGTTGTCGCGCCTCATTGGCTGCAATTCCGCTCACCAATTTGTCTGAGCTTTTGCAGTGTGAACTAGCCGATAGTCGAGCCCTCAAAACAGCTCCCCTTGATCCTCAGCCCCTCGCGGTGGTGGGTTTAAACAGTTTTGGTGGGTTGATTTGGCCGCGCGGCAAGCAAACACAACCGTTGGAGATGCCGTTGCTGCTCTTTGGTGGAACCCTCGACTTGATTACGCCACCGTTGGATGAACAAATCCCGTTGCTTCAACGGCTTGGTCACCATCCCTTGAGTCGGGTGGTGGTGGTTGAGGGTGCGAGTCACTTTTCGCCGATTCGCGTGGAGAGCCAAGCGGGTTCAGTGCAGGGAGACGACCTTTTTCAACTGGGAGAAGAGTTGGTGGGCGTAAATCCACTCACGGTGCAAACGCTGATGACCCAGGAGATCATTCAATTTCTTGAGCAACTCGAATCGCAGTCTCCAGCGGCGAACGCGGGGCACTTCGATTGGGGAACAACCCGTTGGCATCGTTTGAATCGCAACGAGGCCGATCGCCTCATTGGGGATCTTTAG
- a CDS encoding ABC transporter permease codes for MGRARDLIRYSATRLGLAPLMLWLIATLVFLLLRVAPGDPVDAVLGSRAPAAAKAAMRARLGLDQSLLDQYLSYLNGLIHGDLGQALINQEPVSKIIGNTLPASLELSVIALIAAAIIGLSIGFSGIARPEGSIDFSGRLYGLGTYALPPFWVAMMVQLIFAVSLGWFPVGGRFPPSLLPPEGSGFFLFDSVVSGNWPALVGSIRHLVLPAATLALLLSGTFTTALRLNLRRTLRGDYVEAARSRGLSERQVIVHHALPNALLPVLTIAGITVASLIGGALLIEVTFSWPGIALRLQEAINQRDYPVVQGIVVVIAALVVLVSVAVDLLVAALDPRVRY; via the coding sequence ATGGGACGCGCTCGCGATCTAATCCGCTACAGCGCCACCCGCCTTGGGCTTGCCCCCTTAATGCTGTGGCTGATCGCCACCTTGGTGTTTCTGCTCCTGCGGGTGGCTCCCGGCGATCCAGTGGATGCCGTTCTTGGTAGCCGAGCCCCCGCTGCAGCCAAGGCCGCCATGCGCGCACGCCTCGGCCTGGATCAATCACTCTTGGATCAATATTTGAGTTATCTCAATGGCCTGATCCATGGAGACCTTGGGCAAGCCCTGATCAACCAGGAACCGGTGAGCAAGATCATCGGGAACACCCTGCCCGCAAGCCTTGAATTGAGCGTGATCGCCCTGATCGCCGCGGCGATTATTGGCCTGAGTATTGGGTTCAGCGGCATTGCCCGGCCAGAGGGTTCGATTGATTTCAGCGGGAGGCTTTACGGCCTAGGCACCTATGCGCTCCCCCCGTTCTGGGTCGCGATGATGGTGCAGCTGATCTTCGCTGTGAGCTTGGGTTGGTTTCCTGTGGGAGGCCGCTTCCCCCCCAGCCTGCTGCCACCAGAAGGCAGCGGCTTCTTTTTGTTCGACAGCGTTGTTTCGGGGAATTGGCCGGCCTTGGTTGGGAGCATCCGCCACCTCGTACTCCCAGCCGCAACGCTGGCACTCCTGCTGAGTGGAACATTCACCACCGCATTACGGCTCAACCTGCGTCGCACCTTGCGAGGGGACTACGTCGAGGCCGCCCGCAGTCGAGGGCTAAGCGAACGACAGGTGATCGTGCATCACGCCTTGCCGAATGCCCTGCTTCCGGTGCTCACCATTGCCGGCATCACAGTGGCCTCACTCATTGGCGGCGCACTCCTTATCGAAGTGACGTTCTCATGGCCTGGCATCGCTTTACGACTCCAAGAAGCGATCAACCAACGGGACTACCCCGTGGTGCAAGGCATCGTCGTCGTGATCGCTGCACTCGTTGTGCTGGTGAGCGTTGCTGTGGATCTTTTGGTAGCCGCCCTTGACCCGCGCGTTCGCTACTAA